One Brevibacterium spongiae DNA segment encodes these proteins:
- a CDS encoding ABC transporter permease: MTAQTVENTPSTQAKAVAPIAWKFPIVYTILALVSLIFFGLIGRDGETTFRVATGGDFFAIPDFVVSSTAAGLTLGILLVLMAAVSIYLSVKRISLGSWFPMLFGILFVISFLAWAGGGSGGVIPLTTLLAGALALSVPLIFGAMCGLVGERSGIINIAIEGQLLAGAFLAAVVASVVKNPYAGLLAAPIAGALVAVILTFFAVKYWVNQIIIGVVLNVLVVGVTSFLYSTVLTEDPALWNARQKLPNLPIPGLSDIPVLGRVLFDQNILVYIMYVVVIALQIFVFRSKWGLRMRAVGEHPKAADTVGIKVNFTRVRNTLLAGAIAGLGGAFFTVGSGLAFGKEMSAGQGYIALAAMILGKWNPKGALFAALLFGFSKSLGNTLQSIGTPVANELLLMLPYIVTVFAVAGFVGRVRPPAAEGVPYVK, from the coding sequence ATGACTGCTCAGACCGTGGAGAACACCCCGTCGACCCAGGCCAAGGCCGTCGCGCCGATCGCCTGGAAGTTCCCGATCGTCTACACGATCCTCGCCCTCGTGTCCCTCATCTTCTTCGGCCTCATCGGCCGTGACGGGGAGACGACGTTCCGCGTCGCCACCGGCGGAGACTTCTTCGCCATCCCTGACTTCGTCGTGTCCTCGACCGCAGCCGGACTGACCTTGGGCATCCTGCTCGTTCTCATGGCCGCCGTGTCGATCTACCTCAGCGTCAAGCGGATCAGCCTCGGATCCTGGTTCCCGATGCTCTTCGGCATCCTCTTCGTCATCTCGTTCCTCGCCTGGGCCGGCGGCGGTTCCGGTGGTGTCATCCCTCTGACGACGCTGCTCGCCGGTGCTTTGGCTCTGTCCGTGCCGCTGATCTTCGGTGCCATGTGCGGACTCGTCGGCGAACGCTCGGGCATCATCAACATCGCCATCGAAGGCCAGCTGCTGGCCGGTGCGTTCCTCGCCGCGGTCGTCGCCTCCGTGGTGAAGAACCCGTATGCCGGTCTGCTGGCAGCCCCCATCGCCGGAGCGCTGGTCGCCGTGATCCTCACCTTCTTCGCGGTGAAGTACTGGGTCAACCAGATCATCATCGGCGTCGTCCTCAACGTCCTCGTCGTCGGTGTCACGAGCTTCCTGTACTCGACGGTGCTCACCGAGGATCCGGCACTGTGGAACGCACGCCAGAAGCTGCCGAATCTGCCGATCCCGGGCCTGTCGGACATTCCGGTCCTCGGGCGGGTGCTGTTCGACCAGAACATCCTCGTCTACATCATGTACGTCGTGGTCATCGCCCTGCAGATCTTCGTGTTCCGCTCGAAGTGGGGTCTGCGGATGCGCGCCGTCGGTGAGCACCCGAAGGCCGCGGACACCGTCGGCATCAAGGTCAACTTCACCCGCGTGCGCAATACGCTGCTCGCCGGTGCCATCGCCGGCCTCGGCGGTGCCTTCTTCACCGTCGGCTCCGGACTGGCCTTCGGCAAGGAGATGTCGGCCGGACAGGGCTATATCGCCCTGGCCGCGATGATCTTGGGCAAATGGAACCCGAAGGGCGCACTGTTCGCGGCCCTGCTGTTCGGCTTCTCCAAGAGCCTCGGCAACACCCTGCAGTCCATCGGCACCCCGGTGGCCAACGAGCTGCTGCTCATGCTGCCCTACATCGTCACCGTCTTCGCCGTCGCCGGCTTCGTCGGTCGGGTCCGCCCGCCCGCCGCGGAAGGTGTGCCCTACGTGAAGTGA
- a CDS encoding ABC transporter permease, translating into MTTDISPAAPSPAPPPDIEAEDGKEQNLLQEILSGSWLVSLLAIVLALLLGGVLIAVSNAEVVAAAENFFAAPGDFFATLFSTVGEAYSALFRGAVFDWEARTTERAIRPLTESMVSGTPLILTGLGIALAFRCGLFNIGGQGQVILGATIAGFLGYALPLPPVVHMLVAALGGIIGGAIWAGIAGVLKARTGANEVIVTIMLNSIAGYALGYLLKQNWFTHTTSANPQSRVVDDSSQMFLLLPAPFRLHFGFILAILAAIFVWWLLERSTIGFEFKAVGANPHAARTAGISVSKVTILVMIVAGALAGLGGAAQVLGTEFKLTGGISGSIGFDAITVALLGRSKPLGTFLAGLLFGAFKAGGYLMQSQTGTPIDIVLVVQSVIVLLIAAPPLVRSIFRLPTPVLKRKED; encoded by the coding sequence ATGACGACTGATATCTCACCGGCGGCTCCCTCTCCGGCGCCGCCACCGGACATCGAAGCCGAGGACGGCAAGGAGCAGAACCTGCTGCAGGAGATCCTGTCGGGTTCCTGGCTCGTCTCGCTGCTGGCGATCGTGCTCGCCCTGCTGCTCGGCGGTGTGCTCATCGCCGTGTCGAATGCCGAGGTCGTCGCGGCCGCGGAGAACTTCTTCGCCGCCCCCGGTGACTTCTTCGCCACCCTCTTCTCCACCGTCGGCGAAGCCTATTCGGCGCTGTTCCGCGGTGCCGTGTTCGACTGGGAAGCGCGCACGACCGAACGCGCCATCCGCCCGCTGACCGAATCGATGGTCTCAGGCACCCCGCTCATCCTCACCGGCCTGGGCATCGCTCTGGCCTTCCGCTGCGGACTGTTCAACATCGGCGGTCAGGGCCAGGTCATCCTCGGTGCGACCATCGCCGGCTTCCTCGGCTATGCGCTGCCGCTGCCCCCGGTTGTGCACATGCTCGTCGCCGCGCTGGGCGGCATCATCGGCGGCGCGATCTGGGCCGGCATCGCCGGTGTGCTCAAGGCGCGCACCGGCGCCAACGAGGTGATCGTGACGATCATGCTCAACTCGATCGCCGGCTATGCGCTGGGATACCTGCTCAAGCAGAACTGGTTCACGCACACCACCTCGGCGAACCCGCAGTCGCGCGTCGTCGACGATTCCTCGCAGATGTTCCTGCTCCTGCCCGCCCCGTTCCGTCTCCACTTCGGATTCATCCTGGCGATCCTCGCCGCGATCTTCGTGTGGTGGCTGCTCGAGCGCTCGACCATCGGCTTCGAGTTCAAGGCCGTGGGCGCGAACCCGCATGCGGCCCGCACCGCCGGCATCTCCGTGTCGAAGGTGACGATCCTCGTCATGATCGTCGCCGGCGCCCTGGCCGGACTCGGCGGCGCCGCCCAGGTGCTCGGCACCGAGTTCAAGCTCACCGGCGGCATCAGCGGTTCGATCGGCTTCGACGCCATCACCGTGGCCCTGCTGGGCCGGTCGAAGCCCTTGGGCACATTCCTCGCCGGTCTGCTCTTCGGTGCCTTCAAGGCCGGCGGCTACCTCATGCAGTCGCAGACTGGAACGCCGATCGACATCGTCCTCGTCGTCCAGTCCGTCATCGTACTGCTCATCGCGGCCCCGCCCCTGGTGAGGTCGATCTTCCGGTTGCCCACACCGGTGCTCAAGCGGAAGGAGGACTGA
- a CDS encoding ABC transporter ATP-binding protein codes for MKLELRGMTKVFGSFVANDHIDLTIQPGEIHALLGENGAGKSTMMNVLYGLYDADGGEILIDDKPVKFSGPGDAVAAGIGMVHQHFMLVPVFTVAESVALGYEPTKSLGLLDLTEARKRVKEISDRFNFNIDPDALIEDLPVGAQQRVEIIKALSRDAEILILDEPTAVLTPQETDELISIMRQLKEQGTSIVFITHKLREVRAIADAITVIRRGKIVGEASPDSTEAELASQMVGRAVSLTTAKDAADPGDATFQVRGLTVVDKAENVVVDDVSFDVRRGEILAVAGVQGNGQTELAETIIGLTEPRLGTITLDGKDLVGNSVKDRLGAGIGFVPEDRSTDGIIAEFAIRENMILDVYDREPYAKGLNMRSKVITEEAKKKVDEFDIRLGSVSDPIATLSGGNQQKVVLSRELGRELRLFIASQPTRGLDVGSIEFVHKRVIAERDSGTPCIIVSTELDEVYGLADRIAVMYAGRIVGIVGPETSREALGLMMAGVPADEALAATANADEATGSSDDAGSSDDAGSGADTDDAQPPATAAPAADGDSATTSAEETK; via the coding sequence GTGAAACTCGAGCTTCGCGGGATGACCAAGGTGTTCGGATCGTTTGTGGCCAATGACCACATCGATCTCACCATTCAGCCGGGCGAGATCCACGCCCTGCTGGGTGAGAACGGCGCGGGCAAATCCACCATGATGAACGTCCTCTACGGACTCTACGACGCCGACGGGGGAGAGATCCTCATCGACGACAAGCCGGTGAAGTTCTCCGGCCCCGGCGATGCCGTGGCTGCCGGAATCGGCATGGTCCACCAGCATTTCATGCTCGTGCCTGTGTTCACCGTCGCCGAATCCGTGGCGCTCGGCTACGAGCCGACGAAGAGCCTCGGGCTCCTCGACCTCACGGAGGCGCGCAAGCGGGTCAAGGAGATCTCCGACCGCTTCAACTTCAACATCGACCCCGACGCCCTCATCGAGGATCTTCCGGTCGGTGCGCAGCAGCGCGTGGAGATCATCAAGGCCCTGTCCCGCGACGCCGAGATCCTCATCCTCGACGAGCCCACGGCCGTGCTCACCCCGCAGGAGACCGACGAGCTGATCTCGATCATGCGCCAGCTCAAGGAGCAGGGCACCTCGATCGTCTTCATCACCCACAAACTCCGCGAGGTCCGCGCGATCGCCGATGCGATCACCGTGATCCGCCGCGGCAAGATCGTCGGTGAGGCCTCGCCGGACTCGACCGAGGCCGAACTGGCCAGCCAGATGGTCGGACGTGCCGTGTCGCTGACGACGGCGAAGGACGCCGCCGATCCCGGCGATGCGACGTTCCAGGTCCGCGGGCTCACCGTCGTCGACAAGGCCGAGAACGTCGTCGTCGATGACGTGTCCTTCGACGTCCGACGCGGTGAGATCCTCGCCGTCGCCGGTGTCCAGGGCAACGGCCAGACGGAGCTGGCCGAGACGATCATCGGGCTCACCGAGCCCCGGTTGGGCACGATCACCCTCGACGGGAAGGACCTTGTCGGGAACTCGGTCAAGGACCGCCTCGGTGCCGGTATCGGCTTCGTTCCCGAGGATCGGTCGACCGACGGCATCATCGCCGAATTCGCGATCCGCGAGAACATGATCCTCGACGTCTACGACCGTGAACCCTATGCGAAGGGTCTGAATATGCGGTCGAAGGTCATCACCGAGGAGGCGAAGAAGAAGGTCGACGAATTCGACATCCGCCTCGGCAGCGTCTCCGACCCGATCGCGACCCTCTCTGGAGGCAACCAGCAGAAGGTGGTGCTCTCCCGCGAGCTCGGCCGCGAGCTGCGCCTGTTCATCGCCAGCCAGCCCACCCGCGGTCTCGATGTCGGATCGATCGAATTCGTGCACAAGCGCGTCATCGCCGAACGCGACTCCGGCACCCCCTGCATCATCGTCTCGACCGAACTCGACGAGGTCTACGGCCTCGCCGACCGCATCGCCGTGATGTATGCCGGACGCATCGTCGGCATCGTCGGACCCGAGACCTCCCGCGAGGCGCTGGGCCTGATGATGGCCGGCGTCCCCGCCGACGAAGCACTCGCCGCCACAGCAAACGCAGACGAGGCCACCGGTTCGAGCGACGACGCCGGTTCGAGCGACGACGCCGGTTCGGGCGCCGACACCGACGACGCGCAGCCCCCCGCCACAGCGGCACCGGCTGCCGATGGCGACTCAGCCACCACCTCGGCGGAGGAGACCAAATGA
- a CDS encoding BMP family lipoprotein produces MKKLASAVSMIAASALVLSACGSGGDSSSEYLACMVSDSGGWDDQSFNQSGKEGLENAVKNLGIEEKDAESQGDADFKPNVDNMVQAGCNLTFGVGFLLEDTIQEAAEANPDLNFALIDSTFSDADGKPVTIDNAKAVVFNTAEAAYLAGYVAAATSKSGKVGTFGGIQIPSVTIFMDGFSDGVDKFNEDNKKDVKLLGWNKEKQDGSFSGDFENQGQGQELTKQLISQGADVVMPVAGPVGLGAAAAAKEAGDVSLVWVDSDGYESTEYGDIMLTSVVKQISQAVEDTIKEGTEDKFSNEPYVGTLENEGVGLAPYHDFEDKVPEDVKKKVEDLKKQIVDGSLVVESESTPK; encoded by the coding sequence GTGAAGAAGCTCGCCTCTGCGGTGTCGATGATCGCCGCGTCCGCCCTGGTCCTCTCCGCCTGTGGTTCAGGTGGAGACTCCAGCTCGGAATACCTCGCCTGCATGGTCTCGGACTCCGGCGGTTGGGACGATCAGTCGTTCAACCAGTCCGGCAAGGAGGGTCTGGAGAACGCGGTGAAGAACCTCGGCATCGAGGAGAAGGACGCGGAATCCCAGGGCGACGCGGACTTCAAGCCGAACGTCGACAATATGGTCCAGGCCGGCTGCAACCTCACCTTCGGCGTCGGATTCCTCCTTGAAGACACGATCCAGGAAGCCGCCGAAGCGAATCCCGACCTCAACTTCGCGCTCATCGACTCCACGTTCTCCGACGCTGACGGCAAGCCGGTGACGATCGACAATGCGAAGGCCGTCGTCTTCAACACCGCCGAGGCCGCGTACCTGGCCGGCTATGTTGCCGCCGCCACCTCGAAGTCCGGCAAGGTCGGCACCTTCGGCGGAATCCAGATTCCGTCGGTGACGATCTTCATGGACGGCTTCTCCGACGGAGTGGATAAGTTCAACGAGGACAACAAGAAGGACGTCAAGCTGCTCGGCTGGAACAAGGAGAAGCAGGACGGATCGTTCTCCGGCGACTTCGAGAACCAGGGCCAGGGTCAGGAGCTGACCAAGCAGCTCATCTCCCAGGGTGCCGACGTCGTCATGCCCGTCGCCGGACCCGTCGGCCTCGGTGCCGCAGCAGCGGCGAAGGAAGCCGGCGACGTCAGCCTCGTGTGGGTCGACTCCGATGGCTACGAGTCGACCGAATACGGCGACATCATGCTCACCTCGGTGGTCAAGCAGATCTCGCAGGCCGTCGAGGACACGATCAAGGAAGGCACCGAGGACAAGTTCTCGAACGAGCCCTACGTCGGCACACTCGAGAACGAGGGTGTGGGCCTCGCCCCGTACCACGACTTCGAGGACAAGGTTCCCGAAGACGTGAAGAAGAAGGTCGAGGATCTGAAGAAGCAGATCGTCGACGGCAGCCTCGTCGTCGAGTCGGAGAGCACACCGAAGTAA
- a CDS encoding ABC-F family ATP-binding cassette domain-containing protein: MAHLLGAEALHLEYPTRVVFDSVTLGVETGDMIGIVGRNGDGKSSLLGMLAGTIEPDSGRVTYRGGLRLGMLGQRDDLNDEATVGYSVVGDAADHEWAADPQARDIISGLISDLDWDAQVSSLSGGQRRRVALAALLIGDWDMLILDEPTNHLDVDGIAWLAGHVRSRWPKNAGALLLVTHDRWFLDEVCTKTWEVHDRIVEPFEGGYAAYVLQRVERDRIAAATEAKRQNLMRKELAWLRRGAPARTSKPKFRIEAANQLIADVPEVRNPIELKKMATARLGKDVVDLLDVSKHYGDTTILDDITWRIGPGERTGILGPNGAGKSTLLGLIAGTIEPDAGRVKRGKTVQIGVLDQQFRDLARIAESRVREVLAESKTTFTIEGKDFTPAQLLERLGFAKEHLSARVKELSGGQKRRLQLLTLLMDEPNVIILDEPTNDVDSDMLAAMEDLLDSWPGTLIVVSHDRYLLERVTDQQYAILNQGLRHVPGGVEEYLQLRAEQARTGGSVANGSGSTSGRNGTDTGAGGSGTGGAPSANEGSAAKLTGAEARAAKKELSAIERRMDKLGAQVAKKHEEMAAHDQTDFEGLAKLTAAIRESQDELDELEMRWLEASEALEA; the protein is encoded by the coding sequence ATGGCACATCTCCTCGGGGCCGAAGCCCTGCACCTCGAATACCCCACCCGCGTCGTCTTCGACTCCGTCACCCTCGGGGTGGAGACCGGCGACATGATCGGCATCGTCGGCCGCAACGGCGACGGCAAGTCGAGCCTGCTCGGCATGCTCGCCGGCACCATCGAACCCGATTCCGGTCGCGTGACCTACCGCGGGGGTCTGCGCCTGGGCATGCTCGGACAGCGTGATGACCTCAATGATGAGGCGACCGTCGGCTACTCCGTCGTCGGGGATGCGGCCGATCACGAATGGGCCGCCGATCCGCAGGCCCGGGACATCATCTCCGGCCTCATCTCCGATCTCGACTGGGATGCCCAGGTGTCCTCACTCTCCGGCGGGCAGCGGCGCCGGGTGGCACTGGCGGCCCTGCTCATCGGCGACTGGGACATGCTCATCCTCGACGAGCCGACGAACCACCTCGACGTCGACGGCATCGCCTGGCTGGCCGGACATGTGCGCAGCAGATGGCCGAAGAATGCCGGAGCCCTGCTGCTGGTCACCCACGACCGGTGGTTCCTCGACGAGGTGTGCACGAAGACCTGGGAGGTCCACGACCGGATCGTCGAACCCTTCGAAGGCGGGTATGCCGCCTATGTCCTGCAGCGGGTCGAACGCGACCGGATCGCGGCCGCCACCGAGGCGAAGCGTCAGAACCTCATGCGCAAAGAGCTCGCGTGGCTGCGTCGCGGCGCTCCCGCCCGGACCTCGAAGCCGAAGTTCCGCATCGAGGCGGCCAATCAGCTCATCGCCGATGTGCCCGAGGTGCGCAATCCCATCGAGTTGAAGAAGATGGCCACCGCCCGCCTCGGCAAGGACGTCGTGGACCTCCTCGATGTGTCCAAACACTATGGGGACACGACGATTCTCGACGACATCACCTGGCGCATCGGCCCCGGTGAGCGCACCGGCATCCTCGGACCCAACGGTGCCGGCAAGTCGACCCTGCTGGGCCTGATCGCAGGCACTATCGAACCCGATGCCGGTCGGGTCAAGCGCGGCAAGACGGTGCAGATCGGCGTGCTCGACCAGCAGTTCAGGGATCTCGCCCGGATCGCCGAGTCCCGGGTGCGCGAGGTCCTCGCCGAGTCGAAGACGACCTTCACCATCGAGGGCAAGGACTTCACCCCGGCCCAGCTGCTCGAGCGGCTCGGCTTCGCCAAGGAGCACCTCTCCGCCCGGGTCAAAGAGCTCTCCGGCGGGCAGAAGCGCCGCCTCCAGCTGCTGACGCTGCTCATGGACGAACCGAATGTCATCATCCTCGACGAGCCGACGAACGATGTGGATTCGGACATGCTCGCCGCGATGGAGGACCTCCTCGATTCCTGGCCGGGCACCCTCATCGTCGTCTCCCACGACCGCTACCTGCTCGAACGAGTCACCGACCAGCAGTACGCGATCCTGAATCAAGGACTGCGGCATGTTCCCGGCGGCGTCGAAGAGTACCTGCAGCTGCGGGCCGAGCAGGCCCGCACCGGAGGTTCGGTCGCGAACGGTTCGGGATCGACCTCCGGGCGAAACGGGACCGACACGGGAGCCGGCGGCTCCGGCACCGGTGGGGCCCCCTCGGCGAACGAGGGCTCAGCAGCGAAGCTCACCGGCGCGGAAGCACGCGCGGCGAAGAAGGAGCTGTCCGCGATCGAGCGGCGGATGGACAAACTGGGCGCCCAGGTCGCGAAGAAGCACGAGGAGATGGCCGCCCACGACCAGACCGACTTCGAGGGACTGGCCAAGCTCACGGCCGCGATCCGCGAGTCCCAGGACGAACTCGACGAACTCGAGATGCGCTGGCTCGAGGCGTCCGAGGCGCTCGAGGCTTGA
- a CDS encoding TraR/DksA family transcriptional regulator, protein MIDEKKMRDLLEAERADARALIASLTQGINEVSAARDGDNSDDEHDPEGATLAFERSQAATLLEQTKTRLDEIAEALARLDSGSFGTCIDCGGPIAEARLEIRPYAAKCVDCASRG, encoded by the coding sequence ATGATCGACGAGAAGAAGATGCGTGACCTGCTCGAAGCCGAACGGGCCGATGCGCGGGCACTCATCGCCTCGCTGACGCAGGGCATCAATGAGGTCTCGGCCGCCCGCGACGGCGACAACAGCGATGACGAACACGACCCGGAAGGGGCGACGCTGGCCTTCGAACGGTCACAGGCGGCGACCCTGCTCGAGCAGACGAAGACTCGCCTCGACGAGATCGCCGAGGCGCTGGCCCGCCTCGATTCCGGCAGTTTCGGAACCTGCATCGATTGCGGCGGTCCCATCGCCGAGGCGCGACTGGAGATCCGTCCCTACGCCGCGAAATGCGTGGACTGCGCCTCCCGCGGATAG